A single region of the Kineosporiaceae bacterium SCSIO 59966 genome encodes:
- a CDS encoding primosomal protein N' codes for MTTADGAEAVDGRQLPLAGLARRPARRAVPAGELAASDPVAEVAVDVSLPHLDRPFEYAVPASMADDARPGVRVRVRFAGQDVEGYLLARKPAAEHPGQLAPLRRVVSREPVLTPGLLDLCRAVADRWAGVLPDVLRLAVPRRHAGTEKREQPESAAAPPRPGAGRWAAYRAGPAFLEHVHAGQAPRAAWTALPGEDWPAALATAVATALSADRGALVVVPDHRDVDRVDAALTALMGTGRHVRLTADQGAAARYRAWLALQRGAVRAVVGTRAAAYAPVHDLGLVVVWDDGDDLHAEPHAPYPHVRELLALRSEREGAALIVGGFTRTAEVQAWLDAGFARPVEADRAAVRAAAPQVLLPGEGPEPERDPAARSARLPSVAWRTARTALEHGPVLVQVPRRGYRLALQCARCRSRARCSACAGPLAQSSGHAVPACRWCGRPAGTWACPTCGGTALRSAVLGQRRTAEELGRAFPGVPVRTSGGGEVLAGVPDRPALVVATPGAEPIADGGYAAALLLDGWVLLDRADLRAGEEALRRWANAAALVRPAAQGGTVVLLAPAGLPPVEALVRWNPAWHAARELAERIELAFPPAVALATLTGPADAVGALLGHARLPASADVLGPVPVAQDPRAAAGQDAPAPVVRALVRVPVVDRATLSRALREAAAVRSARKEPGAVRVQIDPLEVL; via the coding sequence ATGACGACGGCAGACGGCGCCGAGGCGGTGGACGGCAGGCAGCTGCCGCTCGCCGGGCTGGCGCGCCGTCCAGCGCGCCGCGCCGTCCCGGCGGGCGAGCTTGCCGCCAGCGACCCCGTCGCCGAGGTGGCCGTCGACGTCTCCCTGCCGCACCTGGACCGGCCCTTCGAGTACGCGGTGCCGGCGTCGATGGCGGACGACGCCCGGCCCGGTGTCCGGGTCCGGGTCCGGTTCGCCGGCCAGGACGTCGAGGGCTACCTGCTGGCGCGCAAGCCCGCCGCCGAGCATCCCGGCCAACTGGCCCCGCTGCGCCGGGTGGTCTCCCGGGAGCCGGTGCTCACCCCCGGCCTGCTGGACCTGTGCCGGGCGGTCGCCGACCGGTGGGCCGGCGTCCTGCCCGACGTGCTGCGGCTCGCCGTCCCGCGTCGGCACGCGGGGACCGAGAAGCGTGAGCAGCCCGAGTCGGCCGCTGCGCCGCCCCGGCCCGGTGCCGGACGGTGGGCGGCGTACCGAGCGGGGCCGGCGTTCCTCGAGCACGTCCACGCCGGCCAGGCCCCGCGGGCGGCGTGGACGGCGCTGCCGGGGGAGGACTGGCCCGCCGCCCTGGCGACCGCGGTGGCCACAGCCCTGTCCGCGGACCGCGGCGCGCTCGTCGTCGTCCCCGACCACCGGGACGTCGACCGGGTGGACGCCGCCCTGACGGCGCTCATGGGCACCGGGCGGCACGTCCGGCTCACCGCTGACCAGGGCGCCGCGGCCCGGTACCGGGCGTGGCTGGCGCTGCAGCGCGGCGCCGTGCGCGCGGTCGTCGGGACCAGAGCGGCCGCCTACGCCCCGGTGCACGACCTCGGCCTGGTCGTCGTCTGGGACGACGGTGACGACCTGCACGCTGAGCCGCACGCGCCGTACCCGCACGTTCGCGAGCTGCTTGCGCTGCGCAGCGAACGGGAGGGCGCTGCCCTGATCGTCGGTGGGTTCACCCGCACCGCGGAGGTTCAGGCGTGGCTGGACGCCGGGTTCGCCCGGCCGGTCGAGGCGGACCGCGCCGCCGTCCGGGCTGCCGCGCCGCAGGTGCTGCTACCCGGCGAGGGCCCCGAGCCGGAGCGGGACCCGGCCGCCCGCAGCGCCCGGCTCCCCTCGGTGGCCTGGCGTACCGCCCGGACGGCGCTCGAGCACGGACCGGTCCTGGTCCAGGTCCCTCGCCGGGGGTACCGGCTGGCCCTGCAGTGCGCCCGGTGCCGCTCGCGGGCTCGCTGCTCGGCGTGCGCCGGCCCGCTCGCCCAGTCCTCCGGTCACGCCGTGCCGGCCTGTCGGTGGTGCGGCCGGCCCGCGGGCACCTGGGCCTGCCCGACCTGCGGGGGGACGGCGCTGCGCTCGGCCGTACTCGGACAGCGGCGTACCGCCGAGGAGCTCGGCCGGGCCTTCCCCGGGGTCCCGGTGCGCACCTCCGGCGGCGGGGAGGTGCTGGCCGGCGTCCCGGACCGGCCGGCGCTCGTCGTCGCCACGCCGGGGGCTGAGCCGATCGCGGACGGCGGGTACGCGGCCGCGCTCCTGCTCGACGGGTGGGTGCTGCTCGACCGGGCGGACCTGCGGGCGGGGGAGGAGGCGCTGCGGCGGTGGGCGAACGCGGCCGCCCTGGTCCGCCCCGCGGCGCAGGGCGGCACGGTCGTGCTACTTGCCCCCGCCGGCCTGCCGCCGGTGGAGGCGCTGGTGCGCTGGAACCCGGCCTGGCACGCCGCCCGCGAGCTCGCCGAGCGGATCGAGCTCGCCTTTCCCCCCGCGGTGGCGCTGGCGACCCTCACCGGCCCGGCCGACGCGGTAGGTGCGCTGCTCGGGCACGCCCGGCTGCCGGCGTCCGCAGACGTCCTGGGCCCGGTCCCGGTCGCGCAGGACCCGCGCGCCGCAGCCGGGCAGGACGCGCCGGCCCCGGTGGTCCGTGCGCTCGTCCGGGTGCCGGTCGTCGACCGGGCCACGCTGTCGCGTGCG